Proteins found in one Kwoniella bestiolae CBS 10118 chromosome 1, complete sequence genomic segment:
- a CDS encoding carbamoyl-phosphate synthase, small subunit — translation MSIARSINAVRALKSSSSKLALPKRNLATPVNTNLYTPVLPAKIPAVLHLKSGQSYHGENFGSENSKFGETVFSTSITSYTDSMTDPSYLGQILVFTSPMIGNYGVPSNASPPGFPGIPYLESEKIQCTGVVVSDVALKYSHYKAVESLHEWCKRYDVPGITGVDTRAITSLLRDQGTTLGRLAVGDESLKPAPSAGEFWDPSAENLVAQASTKQPYVLNPEGKGPKIALLDFGTKANILRSLVKRGAVVTVLPWDYDFNSIRDQFDGLFLSNGPGDPKQIMETALRVRETIDQWDKPIFGICMGHQVLGLAAGLEAYRMTFGNRGHNQPVLALASSGSINAGRVYVTSQNHQYALKLTEDFPEGWAPFFINCNDSSVEGIISTPESGKRVWGVQFHPESAGGPLDTIEMFTDFVNECQFGRSGGSNMIAGEVKIGGSDAKAAAEISASA, via the exons ATGTCAATTGCTCGATCTATCAACGCCGTCCGAGccctcaaatcatcttccagcaAATTAGCTCTTCCCAAGAGGAACCTCGCTACTCCCGTTAACACCAATCTCTATACACCCGTCCTGCCAGCCAAGATACCCGCGGTGTTGCACTTGAAATCGGGTCAGAGCTACCATGGAGAGAACTTTGGGAGTGAGAATTCAAAGTTTGGGGAAACGGTTTTTAGCACTAGTATTACGTCTT aCACCGACTCAATGACCGACCCATCCTATCTCGGTCAAATCCTCGTCTTCACCTCGCCCATGATCGGAAACTACGGTGTCCCCTCCAATGCTTCCCCACCCGGATTCCCGGGTATCCCCTACCTCGAATCCGAGAAGATCCAATGTACCGGTGTAGTCGTCTCAGACGTCGCGCTCAAGTACTCTCACTACAAAGCCGTCGAATCACTACACGAGTGGTGTAAGCGATACGACGTACCAGGTATCACCGGCGTAGACACTCGAGctatcacctccctcctccgaGATCAGGGAACCACCCTCGGTAGATTGGCAGTAGGCGATGAGTCTCTCAAACCCGCCCCTTCTGCTGGGGAATTCTGGGATCCCTCCGCCGAGAACCTCGTCGCGCAGGCCTCGACCAAGCAACCCTACGTCCTCAACCCCGAGGGAAAAGGACCCAAGATTGCTCTATTGGATTTCGGAACCAAAGCTAATATCCTCCGATCATTGGTCAAACGAGGAGCGGTCGTAACAGTCTTACCGTGGGATTACGACTTCAACTCCATCAGAGATCAGTTCGATGGATTGTTCTTGTCCAACGGTCCCGGTGATCCCAAGCAGATTATGGAGACTGCTCTCAGAGTTAGGGAGACGATCGATCAGTGGGATAAACCGATTTTCGGGATTTGTATGGGACATCAGGTGTTGGGTTTGGCAGCTGGGTTAGAAGCCTACAGAATGACCTTCGGGAATAGAGGTCACAATCAGCCTGTACTTGCTTTGGCCAGTTCGGGAAGTATCAATGCGGGTAGGGTTTATGTTACT TCGCAAAACCATCAATACGCACTCAAATTGACCGAAGACTTCCCAGAAGGATGGGCACCATTCTTCATCAACTGTAACGACTCTTCCGTCGAGGGTATTATCTCCACCCCTGAGAGTGGAAAGCGAGTTTGGGGTGTACAGTTCCACCCTGAATCCGCTGGTGGACCATTGGACACTATCGAG ATGTTCACCGATTTCGTCAATGAGTGTCAGTTTGGTCGATCCGGTGGATCTAACATGATCGCTGGGGAGGTCAAGATTGGAGGATCGGACGCCaaggctgctgctgagatCAGTGCGAGTGCTTAG